From Roseofilum reptotaenium CS-1145:
TATCCTATGTTTTTTGAAAGTGGCTATTGTGAAATAGCTTAAAGTCCTATAAATTCGTTAAAGTTGCATTGGGAGCTTCCGAGTTGATGATGGGGTAAAAACCTTATGCTCAAAGGTTTTAATGGTTTTAGGAGATGTCTAATAGATAAACTACGAATCTCGTGTCTTTCGCGCTGTTCGGGAAGGTAAATTTCCGGCGATGCTGGTAAGGACAATTTTCCGAGTTGATATTTAATCATCGCTTCCCAAACCGAAACTACGCTGAGATAAACGTCGTTATCTTGATTGCTAATCGCATTACGACATCTGTCATCCAGTTGGCGATTGTTCGTAATCAGCCAGAGAAAAATATGAGTATCCAAGAGGATTTTCATGGATTTTCAAACAAGTTAATAATTTCTTCAGGAAGAGGATCGTTAAAATCATCAGGCACAACAAATTTACCCTCACACAAACCAATAGGACGAGGTTCTTTCTGAGGTGAGTTGGTTGATATCGGTTGAATTTCAGCAATCGGCCGATCTTCCTGAGTAA
This genomic window contains:
- a CDS encoding type II toxin-antitoxin system Phd/YefM family antitoxin → MISLNIDEIQQNLSGFIQLIQEGNRLIITQEDRPIAEIQPISTNSPQKEPRPIGLCEGKFVVPDDFNDPLPEEIINLFENP